Genomic segment of Mucilaginibacter sabulilitoris:
AACGGCGAATACAACGACACTACCAAGCAGGCTCAAACCATATTGGCTTCTTTTCGTAACAGCAAAGACCCGTTGATGACTGCTCCTGAAGCTATCGGCCTGAACGACTATGGCCAATACTATAACAAAACAGCTTTAGGCTTGGATATGCTTCGCAATGTAGTGCTTGGTCCGGAGCGTTTTGACTATGCCTTCCGCGAGTACATCAAACACTGGGCGTTTAAACACCCACTACCTTATGACCTTTTCAGGGCCATGAACGATGCTGCAGGCGAAGACCTCAACTGGTTCTGGAAACCCTGGTTCTTTACCACCTGGAAAATTGACCAGGCCGTAAACAATGTAAAATATATTGACAACAATGCAGCGAATGGCGCAATGATCACGCTAACCAATAACGAAAAAATGGCGATGCCTGTAGACATGAAAATTACACAGGCCAATGGCAAAACAGAAACATTGCATCTGCCGGTAAACATTTGGCAGCGTGGCGGCGTGTGGACATTCAAATACCCATCCACAACACCTATCAAAACTATTGTGATAGACCCGAATCATGAGTTACCGGATATTGATCTTAAAAACAATGTTTACAGAATGAATTAAGATTCAATTCTCGAACAAATAAAAAACAGCGATGAGGCTTTGCTTCATCGCTGTTTTTTTATACTTTTCTTCCCTTTATGAAGAAATATCTTTTTTCCTTTTCTCTCTTCGCTTTCCTGTTAATTACAAGCCTTGATGCATTAGCTCAAACTCCACAATCATGTCCGGCAACCGCCAAACGTCATCAATCCCCCGCAAAAACAACATATTATATCAACCCGCAAACCGGCGATGACGGTAACACAGGCATCAACAGTAAAATGCCCTGGAAAACTTTTAAACCTGTAAACAGCCTCATGCTTGCCGCGGGCGACAAAATAGAGATCATGGCTCCCGGCGATTTTAACGAGTCGTTGGTATTAATAGCAAAAGGTAAGAGCATGGCACATGTTACGGTAAACTTCGCGCCGGGTACATATAACTTTTACCCAAAAAATGCTTTTAAAAAACAGTTCCATATCTCCAACACCAATGATAAACCTTATGAGCTAAAGGCAATTGCGCTTTATATAAACAACTGCCGCTTTGTTGATATAAAAGCACAGGGTGCTAAAATACTGTTACACGGTAAAATGATAGAAACCTGTGTAGATCATAGCGAAAACGTCAGCATTAGCGGCATTACTTATGACTACTTCCGCCCTACAGTATCCGAATTGCAGGTTATGAATACCGGGCCGAATTTTGCCGATCTAAAAATCCATCCTGATTCTAAATATAGTATTAAGGATAGCCTGCTCACCTGGGAAGGCGAAGGCTGGCGACACAAGCCAATCGAACTATGGCAGGTGCTTGATCGGCAAACTGGCGATCTGCAGCGGACCGACATTGCCGTAAATGATATTAAATATGCAGAAACCGATAATAATATGGTTCGCGCCTATTTTAAAAAGGATCCCGGATTTAAAACCGGATTGATCTATCAAAACCGCGATGTAACCCGCGATTGTGCGGGCATTTTTATACAGCGCAGTAAAAACATCATCCTTAAAAATATTCGCATCAATTTTATGCACGGCATGGGTGTGGTGAACCAGTTTTGTGAAAACATCAGCATGGATGGTGTTAGCGTTAAACCTGATCCAAAATCGGGACGTACCTGCTCAGCCTGGGCCGACATACTCCACTTTTCGGGTTGCCGTGGTAAAATCGAGATCAAAAACTCCTATCTTTCAGGAGCTAATGATGATGCTATTAATGTTCATGGTACTTATTTAAGAATCATGGAATCGCCCAAACCTAACCAGGTCAGAGTACAGTTTATGCATGATCAAACCTATGGGTTCGATGCTTTTACAGCCGGTGATAGTATAGCTTTTATCCACTCCGAAAGTTTACAGCAATACGCAGATAACCTGGTTGTAAATGCTAAAAAACTCAACGATAAAGAAATGCTGCTTACTCTAAAAAGGTCTGTACCTGGTGGCATTAACCCTAAAGATGTAATAGAGAATACCACCTGGACACCACAGGTTTGGATACATCGCGATACTATTACCAAAATACCAACCCGCGGCGTATTGGTGACCAGCAGGCGCAAAGTAATTATCGAGGACAATATTTTTCTGCATATCCACATGAGCGCTATATCCATTGCCGATGACGCGGCCAGCTGGTATGAATCGGGCATGGTAAAAAATTTAACTATCCGCCATAACCGTTTTGTTCAATGCGGCGAGCCGGTAATTATCATTTGCCCTGAAAATACCCAATCGAACACGGCGGTGCATCAAAATATATCTATCATCAATAACAATTTTGATTTACAGGGGCAGCAGGTACTTTCGGCCAAAAGCACTTCGGGCGTACAGTTCCTGAACAATAACATTAAAGCAAGAAAGGTAGCTGATATAAAGGATATGATGACTATGAAGGATTGCACCGGAGTAAAAACATCAGGTAATACCATCAGCCAATAGATTTTTTCTTTGTTACTATAATAAATAGCGATGGGCGAAAACCACATCGCTATTTTTTTGCATGCCGTGCGGTTTATGCTTAATATTATAACAAACTTTAAATTAAACCTTTATGGCCTGCATCAAGACGTTTATTTCCGTTATCATATTTGCATTTATTTTATCTACCAACGCACTATCGCAAACAAGTCATAAGCTCAGGGTGTTGGTGTTAACCGACATTGAAGCCGACCCGGATGATTCTCAATCCATGATCAGATTTTTGACCTACAGCAACCAGTGGGATATTGAGGGTTTAATTGCCACTACTTCCATCCACCAAAAAACCCGGGTAGCGCCCGAAACCGTACGTGAAATTTTAAACGCCTATAAAAAAGTCCAGCCCAATTTATTAAAGCATGAAAAAGGGTATCCCACCTTTGAATATTTAAGTGCGAAGGTAAAAAAAGGGCTGCCGGTTTATGGCATGGAGGGTGTTGGTAAAAACCACGATTCGGAAGGTTCTGAGTGGATCATTAAAACACTTGAACAGCATGATGCACGACCAGTATGGATATGCGCATGGGGTGGCACCAACTGCCTGGCGCAGGCTTTATGGAAAATTCAACAAACCAAACCGGCTGCTGAGGCACAGGCTTTATATAAAAAGATAAGGGTTTACACCATTTCAGATCAAGATGATTCCGGTCCATGGATTCGTAAAACTTTCCCCGGTTTGTTTTATGTGTGCAGTCCGGGTTATACCTATGGGCAGGCAACATGGCTGGGTATGTCATTTTCTTTCCCCGGCTCAAATACACAGGTAATTAGTAACGATTGGCTGGCCAAAAACATACAGCAGGGCCATGGACCACTGGGTGCTGCCTACCCCGACGTTGCTTATGGCATGGAAGGTGATTCTCCGTCTTTCTTGGGGTTAATTCAGAATGGATTGAATGACCCGGAGCATCCAAACTATGGCGGCTGGGGTGGCAGGTATGAGTTTTACACTCCGCCATTATCAAAAGCACCTGATCCCTTTGCGCGACCAAACTGGCCTGTTACAGAGCAGGAAACCCGCCCGCTTTGGGCTAATGCAGAAGATTCCGTTTATGTCGATATTGATAGAAAAGGTTACAAAAGCATTCAAGCCACTATATGGCGATGGCGTCAAGAATTTCAGAATGATTTTGCAGCCCGCATGACCTGGACTACCCGAAATTACGCCGCAACCAACCATCCGCCTGTACCCATGTTGGCTCATGCCGATCATTTCACCGTAAAATCCGGACAACTATTTCATTTAAACGCGAAGGGAACTCACGATCCTGACGGCGATTCGTTAAGTTATTTATGGTTTCAATACCCCGAAGCCGGAACCTATAAAGGTCTGGTAAGCTTTAAACCATACTCATCCAACCTGTATGATCTGCCTGTTACGGCGCCGGTAGTGACATCGGCGCAAACCATTCATTTTATTTTAAAAGTTACAGATAAAGGCACGCCGGCTTTAACCCGGTACAAGCGTGTAATTGTAACCGTGCTTCCCGGATAATGAGGTCTTCAAAACTTTTTGAATGCATTTTAGAAAAGTTTGCTTATATATGCCCTCAAATTTGTATAAATCTATTTCGCATTTATGATCATTGAACCAAGAATACGCGGCTTTATTTGTTTGACTACCCATCCAAAAGGCTGTGAGCAAAATGTTATAAACCAGATTAATTACGTAAAATCAAAAGGTGCTATCAATGGCGGCAAAAAAGCTTTGATCATTGGCGCTTCAACCGGCTTCGGGCTGGCATCCAGGATCACCAGCGCGTTTGGTGCCGGAGCATCAACCATCGGTGTTTACTTTGAAAAACCACCTGCCGAAGGCAAACCTGCATCTGCCGGATGGTATAATACCGCGGCGTTTGAAAAACAGGCCCACGAAGCAGGTTTATATGCCAAAAGTATAAATGGCGATGCTTTTTCTGACGAGATCAAACAAAAAACCATCGATCTGATCAAGGCAGATCTGGGTCAGGTTGACCTGGTGATATACAGTCTGGCTTCTCCGCGCAGAACTAATCCTAAAACTGGTATCACCCATAACTCGGTGTTAAAACCCATTGGTGAAGTATTCACCAATAAAACGGTTGATTTTCACACCGGGGTGGTATCTGAAATTTCAATAAACCCTGCTAACGAAGAGGAAATAGCCAATACCGTTGCCGTTATGGGCGGAGAAGACTGGCAATTCTGGATCGATGACCTAAAAAAGGCCGGTGTTTTGGCTGATGGCGTACTCACTGTTGCTTACTCCTATATTGGCCCCGCAGTTACCGAAAAGGTTTACCGTAAAGGCACCATCGGTAGGGCTAAAGACCATCTGGAGGCTACTGCAAAACAGATCAACGAACAGTTGAAAGATATCAATGGCAAAGCGCTGGTATCGGTTAATAAGGCACTGGTAACACAAGCCAGTTCGGCTATTCCGGTTATTCCGCTTTATATTTCACTGCTTTATAAGATTATGAAGGCAGAGGGTATACATGAAGGCTGTATTGAGCAAATGCAGCGTTTATTTGAACAACGCCTCTATACCGGTGGTGAAATGCCTACCGACGAGCAGGGCCGTGTGCGCGTTGACGACTGGGAAATGCGCGACGATATTCAAGCCCAAGTAGCTGAATTGTGGCTACAATCAACCACCGAAACGCTGCCCGAACTGGGCGACCTGAAAGGCTATAAAACCGATTTCCTGAACCTGTTTGGTTTTGACGTTCCCGGAGTAAATTACCAGGAAGATGTGAACGAAATGGTAGCAGTACCGGGATTGGTGAGCTAAAAACTTCTTTGCAGACTTACGAAGTTTTAAAAACTTCGTAAGTCTCTTTTTTATCAAGCAACGTATATTAACGGCATACCGGATAAAATTAAATTCATTCTACAAACTCCAGAATATCACCTGGCTGACAGTTCAATATACGGCATATCGCTTCAAGGGTTTCCAGTCTTACAGCTTTAGCTTTCCCGGTTTTAAGTATCGACAGATTGGCCATAGTAATGCCTACTTTTTCGCTAAGCTCTGTTAATGACATTTTTCGCTTTGCCATCATCACATCCAGATTTACAATTATAGGCATGATTTATACGGTTAAATCCTGTTCGTCTTTCAATATTTTGCCCTGTTTGAAAGCTCTAAACAACAGCAAAAATACAATTCCTATGCCCATGCTTATCCAATCGTTATTTAAGCTCTGGATATTGAATACTGCATCCTCCGTAAAATAACTATGGAATATAACAGGCATCAGCATATTTAATAAAAACGCCAGTACAGGAAAACCAAGTAAACTCAATGCGATAAGCCGTAACCTGTTTATATTTTTTTTGGTAAACGAGAGGCCTTTTGACACATCAATAATAAAATTTAAAAACGCGGCTATCAGGTACAAAAAGTATAATGCAATTATTATCACAATAATCAGCATAACTGGATTTATGATATCTCTTGCCGTTTTACTAATAGGTATCATGATACAGTTTTCACGACTGTCATACCTGAATTTTACGGGCACATCGGCCTCATGTACGAGGTAATTTTTAGTACCATTCTTGTTGAGCAATACTTTATCAATAACAGCTTTGCGTACGTAAGATTGTTTATGCTCCACATAAAACTTTACAGAATCTAAATCAAACTGTACAAATGTTGATTTCTTCAATTTCCAGCCGGGCAGTTTAATATAATATTGCTTTACGCCCGGAATATCCAGCTTATCATGATTTATACTACAGGTATCGCAAAGCATACCTCCGCCCATACGCATCACCCCGCCCATCTGCGCACCTCCCAGGTCAAGAAACTCACCATTCCGTAACTGACGGGTCAGCTTAACCTTTTGTTTCAATTCCAGATACTTAAAATAAGGCAGGGATGCAGGAACCTCGGGATCAATTTCAGGCAATTGCTTGCTCCAGGTATAAGTATCACCGGGCACATTGTCGGTATGGTATATTGTATTAACGCTGGTGAAGTAAAGGCTTGTTATTATCATAACGCTATAAAAAATCACAACGCTAATAATTAAACCATTAACCAGCATGTTGGTACTGATCTTGATTTTCATAATTTGATTATCGGTTTAATGACACAATAGTATTAAATTTTATTGAATTACAAATATATTTTATTGAATTACAATAAATAACTATCATTACATAAACTTATTTGGCTTTACTTTTAAATCATTTTATCTATCACCTTCCCACTTATTGTTGATATTTTTATCGCGTCCATCGTCAATCTTCCTTTCCCCTTTCGGCCCAAAATATTAATTTCGCTGTTTCAAGAAAAGAGGAAACAGATTTTGGATTATTTACAGGGTTTAAACCCCGAGCAAAGGGCAGCGGTTGAGCAAACCGAGGGTCCGGTGATGATTATTGCCGGCGCCGGATCGGGCAAAACAAGAGTTATTACTTACCGTGTGGCGCACCTGATACGCAAGGGTGTGGATTCTTTTAATATACTGGTGTTAACCTTTACCAATAAGGCGGCGCGCGAAATGCGCGAGCGTATAACCCATGTAGTTGGCGGCGAAGCTAAAAATATATGGATGGGTACTTTCCACTCGGTTTTTGCCAAGCTGCTGCGCGTGGAAGCTGAAAAAATTGGCTATCCGAGCAATTTTACCATTTACGACACTGACGACAGCAAGAGCGTATTGAGGGCCATTTTAAAAGAAATGAACCTTGACGATAAACTGTACAATGTAAACTTTGTACTCAACCGTATATCAGCTTCTAAAAACAACCTTATATCGTGGCAGGAATACAATAAGAATGAGCAGATACAGGCCGACGATTTTTCGAGCGGACGCGGCCAACTGGGCAAAATTTACGAAATGTACGCCACCCGCTGCTACCGTGCCGGCGCTATGGATTTTGACGACTTACTGTATAAAACCAATGAGCTGCTTAAGCTACACCCAGAGGTATTGAACAAGTACCAGCATAAGTTTAAATACCTCATGGTTGATGAGTATCAGGATACTAACTTTTCGCAATACCTTATTGTAAAAAAACTGGCCGCTGTAAATGAAAATTTATGTGTGGTTGGTGATGACGCCCAAAGTATCTACGCTTTCCGTGGCGCCAATATCCAGAATATCCTCAATTTTGAAAAGGATTACCCCGATTTGAAAGTATTCAAGCTGGAGCAGAATTACCGCTCAACCCAAAATATTGTAAATGTTGCCAACAGCATCATCAGCAATAATAAAGAGCAGCTTAAAAAGAATGTTTTCTCTGAAAAGGAAACGGGAGACAAGATAAAGGTAATGCGCGCCTTCAGCGATAATGAAGAAGGTAAAATGGTTGCTGAAACCATTATGCAGGACAGGAGTCTGAAAGGCAGGAAATGGCACGATTTTGCCATTTTATACCGTACCAACGCACAGTCACGTTCCATGGAAGAGGCCCTGCGTAAACTTGGCATCCCCTATAAAATTTACGGTGGATTATCATTCTACCAGCGTAAAGAGATCAAAGACCTGATAGCTTATTTTAGGCTTACCTTTAACCCCAATGACGAGGAAGCGCTTAAACGCGTTATCAACTACCCAAAACGAGGCATTGGTGATACCTCTGTTGATAAGATCATTGTAAGTGCCGATCAGCATGGCATAACCCCGTGGGAAGTAATTGTGGAACCAGGTAAATATTTCGACGGTAAGGCTCCCTCTACCCTTAATACCTTTGCCACCATGATCCAAAGCTTCCAGGTGCTTGCAAAAACAAAATCGGCTTATGAGTCGGCCTTATATATTGCACAGCACTCGGGTTTATTAAAAGATCTGTATGAGGATAAATCTGTTGAGGGGTTAAACCGTTACGAAAACATACAGGAGCTACTAAATGGTATCAAGGAATTTTCTGAACGAGAAGATATTGAAGAAAAGGGCCTGGATGTTTTTATGCAGGATGTGGCGCTGCTCACCAATGATGATAAGGACAAGGATAAAGACGCCGATACGGTTTCATTAATGACCATACACTCTTCTAAAGGACTTGAATTTCCGCAGGTTTATGTGGTGGGATTAGAAGAAAACCTATTCCCATCACAAATGTCGCTCAATTCGCGCAGTGACCTGGAAGAGGAACGCCGTTTATTTTATGTAGCAGTTACCCGTGCCGAAACAAAGCTTACCATTAGCTATGCCACCTCAAGATTTAAATTCGGCACGCTTATTAGCTGCGAACCCAGCCGTTTCCTGGATGAGATAGATGCCAAATACCTTGAACTTGATTATAGCGCAAAACCGGCAAGCAGCGGCAACCCGTTTTTTGATGATGAGCGTAAGGCCTGGAGTGGCGGTAAACAGGCCGATGCATTTTCAAAACCAAAACCGGCCACATCGGCCCCGGTAAAAACCACATCAATACTGGCCAAGGCCCACGTACCCTCGCCAAACTTTAAACCATCAGACACTTCAAACCTGCAGGTGGGCATGGAAGTTGAGCATGAACGCTTTGGTTTTGGTAAAGTGCTGAGCCTGGAGGGTAATAAGCCAGATATTAAAGCTACTATATTTTTTAAAGAGATAGGCCAAAAACAGTTGCTCCTGAAATTTGCCAAACTTTATATTATCAACAATATAAACTAAGGGTTAAATCCCTATTTCGTGTAATTTTTTCCCCACCTTTTCCCAAATCCCGTAAAAAGCACCTTATTTACAGTGTTTTTTACGGGATTTTGATGATGGCATACCATTTGGATATGTTTCATGACTTAATTATGAGGAAATAAAGCCATGAGCGATCACACACAAAAGAAAACTAATAAATCTGTAGGGAAAAACATTAGAGCATTACGTCACCAGCGCGGATGGAGCCAGGAAGATGTGGCAAACCGTTTGGGTATTTCTATTCCCGCTTTTTCAAAAATTGAAACTGGCGTAACTGACATTAACTTATCGCGCCTGGAGCAAATTGCAAATATCTTTGAAATAAATGTGGCACAAATGCTGGCCATTGATGCCGAAGAGATTGATGTTACTCCATCAAACTTAAGTATTGCTCAAAAGAAACTTATTGATCGCGAGTCGGAGATTTCAAATCTACAACGCAAGGTAATTTTACTTTACGAAGAATTGCGTAATAAGAGCATTTTAGCCCTGTAGTTTTTTTTAAATGTGTTCTGTAAACCTTACAGTTATGGTTTTACAATTCATTTATTACTACACAACAATGATCAATTTGCCCTGCTGAAATTAAATATTGGTTAATTATATTTAATTTCAGTGAATTTTACTGGCAAATGTAAAATAAGTGCGCCTATTTACGTTTTATATGCTCCAAAATTAAAAATTTGGAGTAAAAATTGTGGCATATACATTTTATCATAAATGTATATGTCAAATTATCTTATATCTATTTCAAAAAACCAGGCTTTGAAAGATGGTACCATCCACGACCCTAAGAGCAAACTTAAGATTAAGGCATTTGACCTTTTACAATCACGGTTTAAACCCAGGCAGGGCGAAGTAAGATTTTTTGTTACTGCTGGCGACGAAACGCTTGCCTTTGAAACGGAAGGTTATAACAAGCACCGTCAGTTGCTTATTTTGCAAATGATATCCTGGTATTGCATTTATCTGGGACTATTTGAGGCGCAAATACACTCCACCTGGCCCTCAGCTTTTAGTCTTAACTAAATTAATAAATACTACACTAAAACATTGTTGATCAGGAGTTAGTTCCTTGTGACGGATTGTGGAGCATGTCGCTCATTTCTATTATCTTTTCATCAATTTCCGAAACGCATTTATCCATCATATCAATACATTCCTGCTGATCAACCAACCCTTCTTTTTCAAGGTTAATTAATCCACGCAAGGTAGCGATGGGTCCCCTGATCTGGTGAGAGAGGTACGAGGAGTGTTCCGAAAGCTTTTTGTTCTTGATCTGAAGGTCTTTTGTACGCTCGTCAATTATTTCTTCCAGGTGGTGGTTAATACGGTCAAGGTTATCTTTTTGTCTTAAAACTTCCCCATTCAACATGGTAAGCTGTGCATTGGTTTTTGCTTTACGCTTAACATTACCTACTAATAAGCCGATAACAACCAACAATAAGCCAGCAACCATGCTCACCGCCCAAAGCCTTGACCTGTCATAAGCCTGACGTTCGGCTACCCGTTCATTTTCCTTAATTTGCTCCTCTTGCTTGCGTTTCGCCTCAATCAGGTTCATCTGAACCGAGGTATTCAATTTATAGGTTGTACTGTCAAGTTTATAAATTTCCCGTAAATAGTATAAGGCCCGTTCGAAGTTTTTGCGATTATATTCCAGCTCATATGTGGTATGCTTGTAATCGTAATCAAGTTTGGGGTCTTTAACCAGTTGGGTATAGGCTACACCCTCTTTTACAATTTTTTCTGCCTCATCATATTTTTTTTCAGTAATGTATAAAGAAGCGAGTGTAAGGTTAATGCTGGCTACCGACTCATTTAAGTCCTGGTGTTTTGCAGCTCTATTAGCCTTTAATAGCAGCTCTAACGCCTTATCGTACTGATTAAGCTGATAATAAATAACGCCTCTGTTTTGCAACGCCTGTACCAGGTTTACCGAATCCTTAAGCTCTTCAAAAACAATATTACTTTTTTCGTAATAATTCAGCGCCTGCTGCAAGCTACTTTTACGTGTATAAACGTTACCTATGTTTAATTCAAGTGAAGCTATCAAACGTCGGTCCTTTATCTTAGTGGCTATTGCCAGGGATTTATTCAGGTAATCAAGGGAGCGGTTATAATCGTGGTCCCTGAATAAAATACCTATATTGTTATATACTTTTGCCTCGCCGCTTAAGTTACCCGCCTTTACGAAAAAATTAACCGCGTTTAAATAATTATCAAAAGATTTTTCTGGTTGATCAAGATAATATCTTCCTATACCTAAAACACGGTAAGCTTCGCCAATACCATTAAAATAGTTTATTTTTTTAGCCATTTCCAAAGCCCTTGTGGCATCGGTAACAGTCTGTTCCGGATCTGTTAAGCGGTTGCCATAAGCCTGCCTGTTTAAGTT
This window contains:
- a CDS encoding right-handed parallel beta-helix repeat-containing protein, with the translated sequence MKKYLFSFSLFAFLLITSLDALAQTPQSCPATAKRHQSPAKTTYYINPQTGDDGNTGINSKMPWKTFKPVNSLMLAAGDKIEIMAPGDFNESLVLIAKGKSMAHVTVNFAPGTYNFYPKNAFKKQFHISNTNDKPYELKAIALYINNCRFVDIKAQGAKILLHGKMIETCVDHSENVSISGITYDYFRPTVSELQVMNTGPNFADLKIHPDSKYSIKDSLLTWEGEGWRHKPIELWQVLDRQTGDLQRTDIAVNDIKYAETDNNMVRAYFKKDPGFKTGLIYQNRDVTRDCAGIFIQRSKNIILKNIRINFMHGMGVVNQFCENISMDGVSVKPDPKSGRTCSAWADILHFSGCRGKIEIKNSYLSGANDDAINVHGTYLRIMESPKPNQVRVQFMHDQTYGFDAFTAGDSIAFIHSESLQQYADNLVVNAKKLNDKEMLLTLKRSVPGGINPKDVIENTTWTPQVWIHRDTITKIPTRGVLVTSRRKVIIEDNIFLHIHMSAISIADDAASWYESGMVKNLTIRHNRFVQCGEPVIIICPENTQSNTAVHQNISIINNNFDLQGQQVLSAKSTSGVQFLNNNIKARKVADIKDMMTMKDCTGVKTSGNTISQ
- a CDS encoding DUF1593 domain-containing protein, with translation MACIKTFISVIIFAFILSTNALSQTSHKLRVLVLTDIEADPDDSQSMIRFLTYSNQWDIEGLIATTSIHQKTRVAPETVREILNAYKKVQPNLLKHEKGYPTFEYLSAKVKKGLPVYGMEGVGKNHDSEGSEWIIKTLEQHDARPVWICAWGGTNCLAQALWKIQQTKPAAEAQALYKKIRVYTISDQDDSGPWIRKTFPGLFYVCSPGYTYGQATWLGMSFSFPGSNTQVISNDWLAKNIQQGHGPLGAAYPDVAYGMEGDSPSFLGLIQNGLNDPEHPNYGGWGGRYEFYTPPLSKAPDPFARPNWPVTEQETRPLWANAEDSVYVDIDRKGYKSIQATIWRWRQEFQNDFAARMTWTTRNYAATNHPPVPMLAHADHFTVKSGQLFHLNAKGTHDPDGDSLSYLWFQYPEAGTYKGLVSFKPYSSNLYDLPVTAPVVTSAQTIHFILKVTDKGTPALTRYKRVIVTVLPG
- a CDS encoding helix-turn-helix domain-containing protein, which gives rise to MPIIVNLDVMMAKRKMSLTELSEKVGITMANLSILKTGKAKAVRLETLEAICRILNCQPGDILEFVE
- a CDS encoding helix-turn-helix domain-containing protein yields the protein MSDHTQKKTNKSVGKNIRALRHQRGWSQEDVANRLGISIPAFSKIETGVTDINLSRLEQIANIFEINVAQMLAIDAEEIDVTPSNLSIAQKKLIDRESEISNLQRKVILLYEELRNKSILAL
- the fabV gene encoding enoyl-ACP reductase FabV — encoded protein: MIIEPRIRGFICLTTHPKGCEQNVINQINYVKSKGAINGGKKALIIGASTGFGLASRITSAFGAGASTIGVYFEKPPAEGKPASAGWYNTAAFEKQAHEAGLYAKSINGDAFSDEIKQKTIDLIKADLGQVDLVIYSLASPRRTNPKTGITHNSVLKPIGEVFTNKTVDFHTGVVSEISINPANEEEIANTVAVMGGEDWQFWIDDLKKAGVLADGVLTVAYSYIGPAVTEKVYRKGTIGRAKDHLEATAKQINEQLKDINGKALVSVNKALVTQASSAIPVIPLYISLLYKIMKAEGIHEGCIEQMQRLFEQRLYTGGEMPTDEQGRVRVDDWEMRDDIQAQVAELWLQSTTETLPELGDLKGYKTDFLNLFGFDVPGVNYQEDVNEMVAVPGLVS
- a CDS encoding tetratricopeptide repeat protein, yielding MRKTYTFLLVFFISLTVYAKDFDEVTVIDTAAVINLNRQAYGNRLTDPEQTVTDATRALEMAKKINYFNGIGEAYRVLGIGRYYLDQPEKSFDNYLNAVNFFVKAGNLSGEAKVYNNIGILFRDHDYNRSLDYLNKSLAIATKIKDRRLIASLELNIGNVYTRKSSLQQALNYYEKSNIVFEELKDSVNLVQALQNRGVIYYQLNQYDKALELLLKANRAAKHQDLNESVASINLTLASLYITEKKYDEAEKIVKEGVAYTQLVKDPKLDYDYKHTTYELEYNRKNFERALYYLREIYKLDSTTYKLNTSVQMNLIEAKRKQEEQIKENERVAERQAYDRSRLWAVSMVAGLLLVVIGLLVGNVKRKAKTNAQLTMLNGEVLRQKDNLDRINHHLEEIIDERTKDLQIKNKKLSEHSSYLSHQIRGPIATLRGLINLEKEGLVDQQECIDMMDKCVSEIDEKIIEMSDMLHNPSQGTNS
- a CDS encoding DUF2975 domain-containing protein, whose product is MKIKISTNMLVNGLIISVVIFYSVMIITSLYFTSVNTIYHTDNVPGDTYTWSKQLPEIDPEVPASLPYFKYLELKQKVKLTRQLRNGEFLDLGGAQMGGVMRMGGGMLCDTCSINHDKLDIPGVKQYYIKLPGWKLKKSTFVQFDLDSVKFYVEHKQSYVRKAVIDKVLLNKNGTKNYLVHEADVPVKFRYDSRENCIMIPISKTARDIINPVMLIIVIIIALYFLYLIAAFLNFIIDVSKGLSFTKKNINRLRLIALSLLGFPVLAFLLNMLMPVIFHSYFTEDAVFNIQSLNNDWISMGIGIVFLLLFRAFKQGKILKDEQDLTV
- a CDS encoding ATP-dependent helicase produces the protein MDYLQGLNPEQRAAVEQTEGPVMIIAGAGSGKTRVITYRVAHLIRKGVDSFNILVLTFTNKAAREMRERITHVVGGEAKNIWMGTFHSVFAKLLRVEAEKIGYPSNFTIYDTDDSKSVLRAILKEMNLDDKLYNVNFVLNRISASKNNLISWQEYNKNEQIQADDFSSGRGQLGKIYEMYATRCYRAGAMDFDDLLYKTNELLKLHPEVLNKYQHKFKYLMVDEYQDTNFSQYLIVKKLAAVNENLCVVGDDAQSIYAFRGANIQNILNFEKDYPDLKVFKLEQNYRSTQNIVNVANSIISNNKEQLKKNVFSEKETGDKIKVMRAFSDNEEGKMVAETIMQDRSLKGRKWHDFAILYRTNAQSRSMEEALRKLGIPYKIYGGLSFYQRKEIKDLIAYFRLTFNPNDEEALKRVINYPKRGIGDTSVDKIIVSADQHGITPWEVIVEPGKYFDGKAPSTLNTFATMIQSFQVLAKTKSAYESALYIAQHSGLLKDLYEDKSVEGLNRYENIQELLNGIKEFSEREDIEEKGLDVFMQDVALLTNDDKDKDKDADTVSLMTIHSSKGLEFPQVYVVGLEENLFPSQMSLNSRSDLEEERRLFYVAVTRAETKLTISYATSRFKFGTLISCEPSRFLDEIDAKYLELDYSAKPASSGNPFFDDERKAWSGGKQADAFSKPKPATSAPVKTTSILAKAHVPSPNFKPSDTSNLQVGMEVEHERFGFGKVLSLEGNKPDIKATIFFKEIGQKQLLLKFAKLYIINNIN